A DNA window from Allokutzneria albata contains the following coding sequences:
- a CDS encoding 2-oxoacid:ferredoxin oxidoreductase subunit beta produces the protein MTIELGLPTIGGLEGVPTTDEKQTAKDYKSDQEVRWCPGCGDYIILNAVQSFMPELGLKRENVVFVSGIGCSSRFPYYMNTYGVHSIHGRAPAIATGLATARPDLSVWVVTGDGDALSIGGNHLIHMLRRNVNLKVLLFNNRIYGLTKGQYSPTSEVGKVTKSTPMGSLDHPFNPISLAIGAEATFVARAMDSDRKGVTEVLRAAAQHRGTAVVEIYQNCPIFNDGAFDVLKEPGERERRIIPLAHGEPIRFGADGEYGVVRDAKTGAFAVRKVAEVGEDALVVHDATLEDPSYAFALSRLGGQDLEHTVTGVFRQVQRPTYDDLAREQVASAKEAKPADLDALLRGKDTWTVIAD, from the coding sequence ATGACGATCGAGCTGGGTCTTCCCACGATCGGTGGCCTGGAGGGCGTTCCGACCACCGACGAGAAGCAGACCGCCAAGGACTACAAGTCCGACCAGGAGGTCCGCTGGTGCCCCGGCTGCGGGGACTACATCATCCTCAACGCGGTGCAGAGCTTCATGCCCGAACTGGGCCTGAAGCGGGAGAACGTCGTCTTCGTCTCCGGCATCGGCTGTTCCTCGCGGTTCCCGTACTACATGAACACCTACGGCGTGCACTCCATCCACGGGCGTGCCCCGGCGATCGCGACCGGTCTCGCGACCGCGCGGCCGGACCTGTCGGTGTGGGTGGTCACCGGTGACGGCGACGCGCTGTCCATCGGCGGCAACCACCTGATCCACATGCTGCGCCGCAACGTGAACCTGAAGGTCCTGTTGTTCAACAACCGGATCTACGGGCTCACCAAGGGCCAGTACTCGCCGACCTCGGAGGTCGGCAAGGTCACCAAGTCCACCCCGATGGGCTCGCTCGACCACCCGTTCAACCCGATCTCGCTGGCCATCGGCGCCGAGGCCACCTTCGTGGCGCGGGCGATGGACTCCGACCGCAAGGGCGTCACCGAGGTGCTGCGCGCGGCTGCCCAGCACCGGGGCACCGCGGTGGTGGAGATCTACCAGAACTGCCCGATCTTCAACGACGGCGCGTTCGACGTGCTCAAGGAGCCGGGCGAGCGGGAGCGGCGGATCATCCCGCTGGCCCACGGCGAGCCGATCCGGTTCGGCGCCGACGGCGAGTACGGCGTGGTCCGGGACGCGAAGACCGGCGCGTTCGCGGTGCGCAAGGTCGCCGAGGTCGGCGAGGACGCGCTCGTGGTGCACGACGCGACGCTGGAGGACCCGTCCTACGCGTTCGCGCTGTCCCGCCTGGGTGGTCAGGACCTGGAGCACACGGTGACCGGTGTGTTCCGGCAGGTGCAGCGGCCGACCTACGACGACCTGGCCCGCGAGCAGGTCGCCTCGGCCAAGGAGGCCAAGCCTGCCGACCTGGACGCGCTGCTGCGCGGCAAGGACACCTGGACGGTCATCGCGGACTGA
- the rarD gene encoding EamA family transporter RarD yields MTTSADSMAVPPSPRPSGTASGLAFGVGAYTLWGLFPIFWPLLGPAGSVEILAHRIAWTMVFLLGGLLLFGRWAQLRGLSARSWWLVSAAAVLIAINWGTYIYGVTSGQVTETALGYFINPLVSVVLGVAVLNERLRPAQWTAVVVAAVAVVVLTMKSASVPVIALVLATSFGVYGLIKKTVPMDSATSLTAESVVLGPIAAGYLIWLGVAGTGTFGQHGFWHAVLLISAGPVTIVPLLMFGASAQRLRLVTLGALQYLAPILQFAWGLFVLHEPMPPERWLGFGLVWAALALFTVDGALAAHRSRRRIARYESTVVPEAVVIEVPEETAQTK; encoded by the coding sequence ATGACCACCTCAGCGGACTCGATGGCCGTTCCACCCTCCCCAAGGCCCTCCGGGACCGCCTCCGGACTCGCGTTCGGCGTGGGCGCCTACACGCTGTGGGGCCTCTTCCCGATCTTCTGGCCCCTGCTCGGACCTGCGGGCTCGGTGGAGATCCTGGCTCATCGCATCGCCTGGACCATGGTCTTCCTCCTCGGCGGGCTGCTGCTGTTCGGCCGCTGGGCGCAGCTGCGCGGCCTGTCGGCGCGCTCCTGGTGGCTGGTGTCCGCGGCGGCGGTGCTGATTGCGATCAACTGGGGAACATACATCTACGGAGTGACATCCGGTCAGGTGACCGAGACAGCGCTCGGTTACTTCATCAACCCGCTGGTGAGCGTGGTGCTCGGGGTAGCGGTCCTGAACGAGCGGTTGCGCCCCGCCCAGTGGACCGCGGTGGTCGTCGCCGCCGTCGCCGTGGTCGTGCTGACCATGAAGTCCGCGTCGGTGCCGGTGATCGCGCTGGTGCTCGCCACGTCCTTCGGGGTCTACGGCCTGATCAAGAAGACGGTGCCGATGGACTCGGCGACGAGCCTGACCGCGGAGAGCGTCGTGCTGGGCCCGATCGCCGCCGGTTACCTGATCTGGCTGGGCGTCGCGGGCACGGGGACGTTCGGCCAGCACGGGTTCTGGCACGCGGTGCTGCTGATCTCCGCGGGTCCGGTGACGATCGTGCCGTTGCTGATGTTCGGCGCGTCGGCGCAGCGGCTGCGGCTGGTCACCCTCGGCGCCCTGCAGTACCTCGCGCCGATCCTGCAGTTCGCGTGGGGCCTGTTCGTCCTGCACGAGCCGATGCCGCCGGAGCGCTGGCTCGGCTTCGGGCTGGTCTGGGCGGCACTGGCGCTGTTCACCGTGGACGGCGCGCTCGCGGCGCACCGGAGCAGGCGCAGGATCGCCCGCTACGAGAGCACAGTGGTACCCGAGGCGGTCGTCATCGAGGTCCCCGAGGAGACCGCCCAGACCAAGTAG
- a CDS encoding polyprenyl synthetase family protein encodes MTTSEHARLGRDRDASSVLTDPGLAASVQVGLERVERLLHTVVQSDFEFVTEASLHLVEAGGKRIRPLFTLLAANFGDADQDDVVTAAAVVELIHLATLYHDDVMDEATMRRGAVSANARWDNAVAILTGDFLFAHASKLVAGLGTEAAEIIAVTFGELVTGQMRETVGPKPGQDLVEHYLKVIAEKTGSLIATAGRYGAMFSGADEKTIVALQRYGEIIGTAFQISDDIIDIASPSSASGKTPGTDLREGVKTLPMLYALEEQGPRGERLRELLAAPITEDHLVTEALELLRESEGLERARKTLFGYADEARAELAYLPACPAKTALEGLADYVVDRSK; translated from the coding sequence GTGACCACGAGTGAGCACGCCCGCCTCGGCCGGGACCGGGACGCCAGTTCGGTGCTGACCGACCCCGGGCTCGCCGCGTCAGTACAGGTCGGTCTGGAGCGGGTGGAACGGCTGCTGCACACAGTCGTGCAGAGCGACTTCGAGTTCGTCACCGAGGCGTCGCTGCACCTCGTCGAGGCGGGGGGCAAGCGCATCCGTCCGCTGTTCACCCTGCTCGCGGCCAACTTCGGCGACGCCGACCAGGACGACGTGGTGACCGCGGCGGCCGTGGTGGAGCTGATCCACCTCGCGACGCTGTACCACGACGACGTGATGGACGAGGCGACGATGCGCCGCGGGGCCGTCAGCGCCAACGCCCGCTGGGACAACGCGGTCGCGATCCTCACCGGTGACTTCCTGTTCGCGCACGCCTCCAAGCTGGTCGCCGGCCTCGGCACGGAGGCCGCGGAGATCATCGCGGTGACGTTCGGTGAGCTCGTCACCGGCCAGATGCGCGAGACGGTCGGCCCGAAGCCGGGGCAGGACCTGGTCGAGCACTACCTGAAGGTGATCGCCGAGAAGACCGGCTCGCTGATCGCCACCGCCGGCCGCTACGGGGCGATGTTCTCCGGCGCCGACGAGAAGACGATCGTGGCGCTGCAGCGCTACGGCGAGATCATCGGCACCGCGTTCCAGATCTCCGACGACATCATCGACATCGCCTCGCCCTCGTCCGCGTCCGGCAAGACCCCGGGAACCGACCTGCGCGAGGGCGTCAAGACGCTGCCGATGCTCTACGCGCTGGAGGAGCAGGGTCCGCGCGGTGAGCGCCTGCGGGAGCTGCTGGCCGCCCCGATCACCGAGGACCACCTGGTGACCGAGGCCCTGGAGCTGCTGCGCGAGTCCGAAGGGCTCGAACGCGCCAGGAAGACCCTCTTCGGCTACGCCGACGAGGCCAGGGCCGAGCTGGCCTACCTGCCCGCGTGTCCGGCCAAGACGGCGCTGGAGGGGCTGGCCGACTACGTGGTGGACCGCAGCAAGTAG
- the nuoN gene encoding NADH-quinone oxidoreductase subunit NuoN — protein MLLAQVEQVQVPDLDFPAIAPVLIVLGAACVSVLFEAFLPRSARWAAQFGLSVLTLAGAGAALLVYLGDAPATGVTTLAGSLAVDKPALFLWATLLILGLGSVFLMADRRVEPGGAFAADAAIRPGTIQDRAQATAVMQTEVFPLALFSLGGMMVFTASNDLLTMFIALEVLSLPLYLMCGLARRRRLISQEAAVKYFLLGAFASAFFLYGLALLYGYAGSIKLSAIAQAAGGSDRSDTLLFAGIGLLVVGLLFKAAVGPFHTWSPDVYQGAPTPVTAFMGACTKVAAFGGILRVFSVAFETTSWEWRGVLWGVAIVSMLIGAVLGLTQTDIKRMVAYSSVAHAGFLLIGSIALTEEGRAATLFYLLTYGFTTLSVFAVISLVRDANGEATQISSWAGLAKRSPVVAGIFTVLLLALAGIPFTSGFVGKFVVFSAALADGMAPLVVIALLASAVAAFFYLRIIVLMYMREPEEDGPTVSLPGVPTTITIALGVAVTVLLGVFPSAVLDWSVVGAFVS, from the coding sequence ATGCTCCTCGCCCAGGTCGAGCAGGTCCAGGTGCCCGACCTGGACTTCCCGGCGATCGCGCCGGTCCTGATCGTGCTCGGCGCCGCCTGCGTTTCCGTGCTGTTCGAGGCGTTCCTGCCGCGGTCGGCGCGCTGGGCCGCCCAGTTCGGGCTCAGCGTGCTCACCCTCGCCGGTGCGGGCGCCGCGCTGCTGGTCTACCTCGGTGACGCCCCGGCGACCGGGGTCACCACGCTGGCCGGCTCCCTGGCCGTGGACAAGCCCGCCCTGTTCCTCTGGGCGACGCTGCTGATCCTCGGCCTCGGCTCGGTGTTCCTGATGGCCGACCGCAGGGTCGAGCCCGGTGGCGCCTTCGCCGCCGACGCCGCGATCCGGCCCGGCACCATCCAGGACCGCGCGCAGGCCACCGCGGTCATGCAGACCGAGGTCTTCCCGCTGGCGCTGTTCTCGCTCGGCGGCATGATGGTCTTCACGGCGTCCAACGACCTGCTGACCATGTTCATCGCCCTCGAGGTGCTGAGCCTGCCGCTGTACCTGATGTGCGGCCTCGCCCGCCGTCGCCGCCTCATCTCGCAGGAGGCGGCGGTCAAGTACTTCCTGCTCGGCGCCTTCGCCTCGGCGTTCTTCCTCTACGGGCTGGCGCTGCTCTACGGCTACGCGGGGTCGATCAAGCTCTCCGCGATCGCCCAGGCGGCAGGTGGTTCCGACCGCTCCGACACGCTGCTGTTCGCCGGTATCGGCCTGCTCGTGGTGGGCCTGCTGTTCAAGGCGGCGGTCGGTCCGTTCCACACCTGGTCCCCGGACGTCTACCAGGGCGCCCCGACCCCGGTCACCGCGTTCATGGGCGCGTGCACCAAGGTCGCGGCCTTCGGCGGCATCCTGCGGGTGTTCTCGGTGGCCTTCGAGACGACCAGCTGGGAGTGGCGCGGCGTGCTCTGGGGCGTCGCCATCGTCTCCATGCTGATCGGCGCGGTCCTGGGCCTGACCCAGACCGACATCAAGCGGATGGTCGCTTACTCCTCGGTGGCGCACGCGGGCTTCCTGCTGATCGGGTCGATCGCGCTCACCGAAGAGGGCCGTGCTGCCACGCTGTTCTACCTGCTCACCTACGGCTTCACCACGCTGTCGGTGTTCGCGGTGATCAGCCTGGTCCGCGACGCGAACGGGGAGGCGACGCAGATCAGCTCCTGGGCCGGTCTCGCCAAGCGCTCCCCGGTGGTGGCCGGCATCTTCACGGTGCTGCTGCTCGCCCTCGCCGGTATCCCGTTCACCAGCGGCTTCGTCGGCAAGTTCGTGGTGTTCTCGGCCGCGCTCGCCGACGGCATGGCCCCGCTGGTGGTGATCGCGCTGCTGGCCAGTGCCGTCGCCGCGTTCTTCTACCTGCGGATCATCGTGCTGATGTACATGCGCGAGCCGGAGGAGGACGGCCCGACGGTGAGCCTGCCGGGCGTGCCCACCACCATCACCATCGCTCTCGGTGTCGCCGTGACCGTCCTGCTCGGGGTGTTCCCCTCGGCCGTGCTGGACTGGTCGGTCGTGGGGGCGTTCGTCTCCTAG
- a CDS encoding NADH-quinone oxidoreductase subunit M, translating into MSSALLLPALLLLPLVGGVAVALLRNNDRLARLTALGFSLAELVLAVFAWIAFDANGARLQLTTSVEWIPQFGVSFALGVDGIALVMIALIAFLVPIVIGASWEEKLPEGRTLGGFLSLVLVMETFMVGVFAATDVFLFYVFFEAMLIPAYFLIGRFGGPRRTYAAMKFFLYSLLGGLIMLASVIGVYVASADVLGKGTFEWAKLAEVTRDLSPTAQFWLFLGFFVAFAIKAPLVPLHTWLPDSAAEAPVGVGVLLVGVLDKVGTFGFLRYGLSLFPEASKQLAPLVLVLAVIGILYGAFLAFGQSDMKRFVAFTSIAHFGFIALGIYAFSSQSISGSVLYMVNHGISTGMLFLVVGMVMARGGSREFADYGGMAKLTPVLGGLFLVAGLSSLALPGTNSFVSEFLVLVGSFPNEPVFTVLASVGMVLAALYVLRAYQQVMQGPVRGTALVGLAGGPGSATDPESETFKSKIADLSRRELIVLAPLVALIIGLGVYPKPVLDVITPSVTATMTEAGVTDPVVAQEGNK; encoded by the coding sequence GTGAGCAGCGCACTCCTCCTGCCCGCACTCCTTCTGCTGCCCCTGGTCGGCGGTGTCGCGGTTGCGCTGCTGCGCAACAACGACCGGCTGGCCCGGCTGACCGCGCTCGGCTTCTCCCTCGCGGAGCTGGTCCTCGCGGTGTTCGCCTGGATCGCCTTCGACGCGAACGGCGCCCGGCTGCAGCTGACCACCTCGGTGGAGTGGATCCCGCAGTTCGGGGTCAGCTTCGCGCTCGGCGTGGACGGCATCGCCCTGGTGATGATCGCGCTGATCGCCTTCCTGGTGCCGATCGTGATCGGCGCGTCCTGGGAGGAGAAGCTGCCGGAGGGCCGCACCCTCGGCGGGTTCCTCTCGCTGGTCCTGGTGATGGAGACCTTCATGGTCGGCGTCTTCGCCGCCACGGACGTCTTCCTGTTCTACGTCTTCTTCGAGGCGATGCTCATCCCGGCGTACTTCCTGATCGGCCGCTTCGGCGGGCCGCGCAGGACCTACGCGGCGATGAAGTTCTTCCTGTACTCGCTGCTCGGCGGTCTGATCATGCTCGCGTCGGTCATCGGCGTGTACGTGGCCAGCGCCGACGTGCTCGGCAAGGGCACGTTCGAGTGGGCGAAGCTCGCCGAGGTCACCAGGGACCTCTCGCCGACCGCGCAGTTCTGGCTGTTCCTCGGCTTTTTCGTGGCCTTCGCCATCAAGGCGCCGCTGGTCCCGCTGCACACCTGGCTGCCCGACTCGGCCGCGGAGGCCCCGGTCGGCGTCGGTGTGCTGCTCGTCGGCGTGCTGGACAAGGTCGGCACCTTCGGCTTCCTGCGCTACGGCCTCTCGCTGTTCCCCGAGGCCAGCAAGCAGCTCGCGCCGCTGGTCCTGGTGCTCGCCGTGATCGGCATCCTCTACGGCGCCTTCCTGGCCTTCGGCCAGAGCGACATGAAGCGGTTCGTGGCCTTCACCTCGATCGCCCACTTCGGCTTCATCGCGCTGGGCATCTACGCGTTCAGCAGCCAGTCGATCTCCGGCTCGGTGCTGTACATGGTCAACCACGGCATCTCCACCGGCATGCTCTTCCTGGTCGTCGGCATGGTGATGGCGCGCGGTGGCTCCCGCGAGTTCGCCGACTACGGCGGCATGGCCAAGCTGACCCCGGTGCTGGGCGGGCTGTTCCTGGTGGCCGGTCTGTCCTCGCTGGCGCTGCCCGGGACGAACTCCTTCGTGAGCGAGTTCCTGGTGCTGGTCGGGTCCTTCCCGAACGAGCCGGTGTTCACCGTCCTGGCCTCGGTCGGCATGGTGCTCGCCGCGCTGTACGTGCTGCGGGCCTACCAGCAGGTCATGCAGGGCCCGGTGCGCGGGACCGCGCTGGTCGGCCTGGCAGGCGGCCCGGGTTCGGCGACCGACCCGGAGTCGGAAACCTTCAAGTCCAAGATCGCCGACCTCTCCCGCCGCGAGCTGATCGTGCTGGCCCCCCTGGTGGCACTGATCATCGGCCTCGGCGTCTACCCGAAGCCGGTCCTGGACGTGATCACCCCGTCCGTCACGGCGACGATGACCGAGGCCGGCGTGACCGACCCGGTTGTCGCGCAGGAAGGCAACAAGTGA
- the nuoL gene encoding NADH-quinone oxidoreductase subunit L yields the protein MTSTYLAEPAKVLAAQGIAQYAWLLVALPLLGAAILLIGGRRTDRWGHLLGSAMVIAAFGYGLALFFSVLGLDPEQRVREVSLFSWIPVEALKVDFGLRLDPLSVTFVLLITGVGSLIHIYSIGYMSHDENRRKFFAYLNLFVGAMLILVLGNSFVTLYLGWEGVGLASYLLISFWQYKPSAAEAAKKAFLMNRVGDVGLAIAIFLMFANLGTTQYTEVFERAGELSGGVVLAIALMLLLGACGKSGQFPLQAWLPDAMEGPTPVSALIHAATMVTAGVYLIARANPIYDLTPDGRLVVTIIGAITLLIGCVIGCAYDDFKKVLAYSTVSQIGYMILAVGLGPFGYALGIMHLLTHGFFKAGLFLGAGSVMHGMNDEGNIRRMGGLARKMPITFVTWGLGYLALIGFPFLSGFYSKDAIIEAAFGQEGWRGWVFGGAAVFGAALTAFYMTRLMLLVFFGEKRWENLKSADGRDYHPHESPKSMTVPMIILAFGSVFAGFLLSNGGLLSDWLAPSLGELQTAEHGVLPHSVVPVLTVALSALGALVAWLIFGRKSVRVPVERPAASWPVRAARADLYTNALNDWLVVKPSLLLTRAFLVVDNKGVDGIVTGTATVLGGGSGVLRRTQTGFVRSYALSMLGGSVLVIAAMLVVRFA from the coding sequence GTGACGAGTACGTATCTCGCCGAGCCCGCGAAGGTGCTGGCCGCCCAGGGCATCGCGCAGTACGCGTGGCTGCTGGTGGCCCTGCCCCTGCTCGGCGCGGCGATCCTGCTGATCGGCGGGCGCCGCACCGACCGATGGGGCCACCTGCTCGGCAGCGCGATGGTGATCGCGGCGTTCGGCTACGGCCTCGCGCTGTTCTTCTCCGTTCTCGGGCTCGACCCCGAGCAGCGGGTCCGCGAGGTGAGCCTGTTCTCGTGGATCCCGGTCGAGGCGCTCAAGGTCGACTTCGGCCTCCGGCTCGACCCGCTGTCGGTCACGTTCGTGCTGCTGATCACCGGTGTGGGTTCGCTGATCCACATCTACTCGATCGGCTACATGAGCCACGACGAGAACCGGCGGAAGTTCTTCGCCTACCTGAACCTGTTCGTCGGCGCCATGCTGATCCTGGTGCTGGGCAACAGCTTCGTGACGCTGTACCTGGGCTGGGAGGGCGTCGGTCTCGCCTCGTACCTGCTGATCTCCTTCTGGCAGTACAAGCCGTCCGCGGCCGAGGCGGCCAAGAAGGCGTTCCTGATGAACCGGGTCGGTGACGTCGGCCTGGCCATCGCGATCTTCCTGATGTTCGCCAACCTGGGCACCACCCAGTACACCGAGGTCTTCGAGCGGGCCGGGGAGCTCTCCGGCGGCGTGGTCCTGGCGATCGCGCTGATGCTGCTGCTCGGTGCCTGCGGCAAGTCCGGCCAGTTCCCGCTGCAGGCGTGGCTCCCGGACGCGATGGAGGGCCCGACCCCGGTCTCCGCCCTCATCCACGCCGCCACCATGGTCACCGCGGGCGTCTACCTGATCGCCCGGGCCAACCCGATCTACGACCTCACCCCGGACGGCCGCCTGGTCGTCACGATCATCGGCGCGATCACGCTGCTGATCGGGTGCGTGATCGGCTGCGCCTACGACGACTTCAAGAAGGTGCTGGCGTACTCCACGGTCAGCCAGATCGGCTACATGATCCTGGCCGTCGGCCTCGGCCCGTTCGGCTACGCGCTGGGCATCATGCACCTGCTCACCCACGGCTTCTTCAAGGCCGGGCTGTTCCTCGGCGCCGGTTCGGTGATGCACGGGATGAACGACGAGGGCAACATCCGGCGGATGGGCGGCCTCGCCAGGAAGATGCCGATCACCTTCGTCACCTGGGGCCTGGGCTACCTTGCGCTGATCGGCTTCCCGTTCCTGTCCGGCTTCTACTCCAAGGACGCCATCATCGAGGCGGCCTTCGGCCAGGAGGGCTGGCGCGGCTGGGTCTTCGGCGGTGCGGCTGTGTTCGGTGCCGCGCTGACGGCCTTCTACATGACCCGCCTGATGCTGCTGGTCTTCTTCGGCGAGAAGCGCTGGGAGAACCTGAAGTCCGCGGACGGCAGGGACTACCACCCGCACGAGTCGCCGAAGTCGATGACCGTCCCGATGATCATCCTGGCCTTCGGCTCGGTGTTCGCGGGCTTCCTGCTCAGCAACGGCGGCCTGCTGTCCGACTGGCTGGCCCCGTCGCTGGGTGAGCTGCAGACCGCCGAGCACGGCGTGCTGCCGCACTCGGTGGTGCCGGTCCTGACGGTGGCGCTGTCCGCGCTCGGCGCGCTCGTCGCCTGGCTGATCTTCGGCCGCAAGTCGGTCCGCGTCCCGGTCGAGCGGCCCGCCGCGTCCTGGCCGGTGCGGGCGGCCCGCGCCGACCTGTACACCAACGCGCTGAACGACTGGCTCGTCGTCAAGCCGAGCCTGCTGCTCACCAGGGCCTTCCTGGTGGTGGACAACAAGGGCGTCGACGGGATCGTCACCGGCACCGCCACGGTGCTCGGCGGCGGCTCCGGCGTGCTGCGCCGGACCCAGACCGGGTTCGTGCGCTCCTACGCCCTGAGCATGCTTGGAGGTTCGGTCCTCGTGATCGCGGCCATGCTGGTGGTGAGGTTCGCGTGA
- the nuoK gene encoding NADH-quinone oxidoreductase subunit NuoK, with product MTPTYYLLLSALLFTIGAVGVLVRRNAIVVFMCVELMLNAVNLTLVTFARINGGLDGQVMAFFVMVVAAAEVVVGLAIIMSIFRTRRSASVDDANLLKY from the coding sequence GTGACCCCCACCTACTACCTGCTGCTGTCGGCGCTGCTGTTCACCATCGGCGCGGTCGGCGTGCTGGTCCGGCGCAACGCCATCGTGGTCTTCATGTGCGTGGAGCTGATGCTCAACGCGGTGAACCTGACGCTGGTCACCTTCGCCAGGATCAACGGCGGCCTGGACGGCCAGGTGATGGCGTTCTTCGTGATGGTCGTCGCCGCCGCTGAGGTCGTGGTCGGTCTCGCGATCATCATGTCCATCTTCCGGACGCGCCGCTCGGCCTCGGTCGACGACGCGAACCTGCTGAAGTACTGA
- a CDS encoding NADH-quinone oxidoreductase subunit J, producing the protein MNTALLLAQTGGEVTTGEAIAFWVLGPLALAGALGMLFSRNAVHSALWLVLTMLGLGVLYMVQQAPFLGFVQIIVYTGAIMMLFLFVLMMVGRDASDSVVEVLRGQRFAAALFGIGFGVLMVTALARALTDVPARGLAEANTTGGGNVGNIGRAVFTDYVFPFELTSALLITAALGAMVLAFVDRRHTERKTQREMVEMRLRGEHDRVSPLPGPGVFATANSVATPALLPDGSVAPESVSELIEATSRKTLEADVAEVAGTVPGPDAHALTGKEGDK; encoded by the coding sequence GTGAACACCGCGCTTCTGCTCGCCCAGACCGGCGGCGAGGTCACCACGGGTGAGGCGATCGCGTTCTGGGTCCTCGGCCCGCTCGCCCTCGCCGGCGCGCTCGGCATGCTGTTCTCCCGCAACGCGGTGCACTCCGCGCTGTGGCTGGTGCTGACCATGCTCGGCCTGGGCGTGCTCTACATGGTCCAGCAGGCCCCGTTCCTCGGGTTCGTGCAGATCATCGTCTACACCGGCGCGATCATGATGCTGTTCCTGTTCGTGCTGATGATGGTCGGCAGGGACGCCTCGGACTCGGTGGTCGAGGTGCTGCGCGGTCAGCGCTTCGCCGCGGCCCTGTTCGGCATCGGCTTCGGCGTGCTGATGGTCACCGCGCTGGCCAGGGCGCTCACCGACGTGCCCGCCCGCGGTCTGGCCGAGGCGAACACCACGGGCGGCGGCAACGTCGGCAACATCGGGCGCGCGGTCTTCACCGACTACGTGTTCCCGTTCGAGCTGACCTCGGCGCTGCTGATCACCGCGGCTCTCGGCGCCATGGTGCTGGCCTTCGTCGACCGCAGGCACACCGAGCGCAAGACCCAGCGCGAGATGGTCGAGATGCGCCTGCGCGGCGAGCACGACCGCGTCTCGCCGCTGCCCGGCCCCGGCGTCTTCGCCACCGCCAACTCGGTCGCGACGCCCGCGCTGCTGCCGGACGGCTCGGTCGCCCCGGAGTCGGTCTCCGAGCTCATCGAGGCCACCTCCCGCAAGACCCTGGAGGCCGACGTGGCCGAGGTCGCCGGCACCGTCCCCGGCCCCGACGCGCACGCACTCACCGGTAAGGAGGGCGACAAGTGA
- the nuoI gene encoding NADH-quinone oxidoreductase subunit NuoI — protein MGMFDPVKGFGVTFGTMFKKVVTEEYPEVKKVTAPRYHGRHQLNRHPDGLEKCVGCELCAWACPADAIFVEGGDNTEDERYSPGERYGKDYQINYLRCIGCGLCIEACPTRSLTMTNEYELADDNRQNLIYTKEQLMAPLLPGMEQPPHPMRLGENETDYYVNGPALARQQPATDGGEGAKA, from the coding sequence ATGGGGATGTTTGATCCCGTCAAGGGCTTCGGCGTGACCTTCGGAACCATGTTCAAGAAGGTCGTCACCGAGGAGTACCCCGAGGTCAAGAAGGTCACCGCGCCGCGCTACCACGGTCGGCACCAGCTCAACCGGCACCCGGACGGGCTGGAGAAGTGCGTCGGCTGCGAGCTGTGCGCGTGGGCCTGCCCGGCGGACGCGATCTTCGTCGAGGGCGGCGACAACACCGAGGACGAGCGCTACTCGCCCGGTGAGCGCTACGGCAAGGACTACCAGATCAACTACCTCCGGTGCATCGGCTGCGGCCTGTGCATCGAGGCCTGCCCGACCCGCTCGCTCACCATGACCAACGAGTACGAGCTGGCCGACGACAACAGGCAGAACCTGATCTACACCAAGGAACAGCTGATGGCGCCGCTGCTGCCCGGCATGGAGCAGCCGCCGCACCCGATGCGCCTCGGTGAGAACGAGACCGACTACTACGTCAACGGCCCGGCACTGGCCCGCCAGCAGCCGGCCACCGACGGCGGCGAGGGGGCCAAGGCGTGA